A genomic window from Exiguobacterium acetylicum DSM 20416 includes:
- the purD gene encoding phosphoribosylamine--glycine ligase, translating to MKVLVIGKGGREHALVWKLAQDERIETVYAAPGNAGMTQATCVPIAEDAIDELVTFAQDEQIDWTIVGPEGPLVLGVVNAFQAAGLQIFGPTREAAAIEGSKQFAKELMERAGIPTAAHAVFTSAADAEAYVRKAGAPIVIKADGLAAGKGVTVAETVDQALAAIHDTFAGEYGQQSSVVIEECLVGEECSLMAFVHEETVIPMVLSQDHKRAFDGDLGPNTGGMGAYSPLPQWDEAALTTEAVDRIIQPLVDQMASEGIPFTGFLYAGLMLTKQGPFVIEFNARFGDPETEVILPRLETPLLDVIMPLIDGQIPEVVWTDQAAVGVVVAAEGYPEAPKTGQAIPLDQIGDGLLVFHAGTAERDDQLVSAGGRVLVCVSRAETIEQAVEQVYANLPDVTDQPFFYRTDIAQKAFRASHES from the coding sequence CGCCTGGGAATGCCGGGATGACACAAGCCACATGTGTTCCGATCGCCGAAGATGCTATCGATGAACTCGTGACGTTCGCACAAGACGAACAGATCGATTGGACGATTGTCGGACCAGAAGGACCACTTGTTCTCGGAGTCGTTAACGCCTTTCAGGCAGCGGGATTGCAGATCTTCGGACCAACACGGGAAGCGGCAGCGATCGAAGGAAGTAAGCAGTTCGCGAAAGAATTGATGGAGCGTGCCGGTATTCCGACCGCTGCTCATGCCGTCTTTACTTCAGCAGCAGACGCAGAGGCGTATGTTCGCAAAGCGGGTGCACCGATCGTCATCAAAGCCGACGGACTTGCTGCCGGAAAAGGAGTCACGGTCGCAGAAACCGTGGACCAAGCACTTGCAGCAATCCACGATACGTTTGCCGGGGAATACGGTCAACAAAGCAGCGTTGTCATCGAAGAATGCCTGGTCGGGGAAGAGTGTTCATTGATGGCATTCGTGCACGAAGAGACCGTCATCCCGATGGTATTGTCGCAAGATCATAAACGGGCATTTGACGGTGATCTAGGTCCGAACACAGGAGGAATGGGCGCGTATTCTCCGCTTCCTCAGTGGGACGAAGCAGCGCTGACGACAGAAGCTGTTGATCGCATCATTCAGCCGCTCGTCGATCAGATGGCAAGCGAAGGAATTCCGTTCACCGGCTTCCTCTATGCCGGTCTGATGCTGACGAAACAAGGACCGTTCGTCATCGAGTTCAATGCTCGGTTCGGTGATCCGGAAACAGAAGTCATTCTTCCGCGCTTAGAGACACCGTTGCTTGATGTCATCATGCCGCTGATAGACGGACAGATACCAGAAGTCGTTTGGACGGATCAAGCAGCTGTCGGTGTCGTCGTCGCAGCAGAAGGATATCCGGAAGCACCAAAAACGGGACAAGCGATTCCACTTGATCAGATTGGGGACGGTCTTCTCGTCTTTCATGCCGGAACGGCAGAACGAGACGATCAACTTGTCTCAGCCGGTGGACGTGTCCTCGTATGTGTCAGCCGTGCCGAGACGATCGAGCAGGCTGTCGAACAGGTCTATGCGAACTTACCAGACGTGACGGACCAGCCATTCTTTTACCGAACTGATATCGCTCAAAAAGCCTTTCGTGCCTCGCATGAATCATGA